The following coding sequences are from one Passer domesticus isolate bPasDom1 chromosome 11, bPasDom1.hap1, whole genome shotgun sequence window:
- the LOC135278847 gene encoding phospholipase A and acyltransferase 1-like isoform X2 translates to MGQDNCKPEPGDLIEIFRPLCQHWALYLGDGYVIHITDEGTSSTWLFTSSVHATRAKEIIRRAELCIGEEVPYNLIASNCEHFVTELRYGVGVSGQVQNAAAGSAAAAVGSIILGVAAVVGMALSESASRR, encoded by the exons ATGGGACAGGACAATTGCAAACCCGAACCCGGCGACCTGATCGAGATATTCCGgccactgtgccagcactgggcGCTCTACCTCGGGGATGGATATGTCATCCACATCACAG ATGAAGGAACCTCATCCACTTGGCTTTTCACCTCTTCAGTACACGCCACAAGAGCCAAG GAGATCATCCGGCGTGCTGAGCTATGCATTGGTGAGGAGGTGCCATATAATCTGATTGCCAGCAACTGTGAGCACTTTGTGACAGAGCTCCGATATGGAGTAGGAGTCTCTGGGCAG GTCCAAAatgcagctgctggcagtgctgcagcagctgtgggaagtATCATTCTTGgtgttgctgctgttgttggGATGGCATTGTCCGAGAGCGCATCCAGGCGATAG
- the LOC135278847 gene encoding phospholipase A and acyltransferase 1-like isoform X1 — translation MGQDNCKPEPGDLIEIFRPLCQHWALYLGDGYVIHITDEGTSSTWLFTSSVHATRAKVRKQLLERVVGNDKWRVNNKYDRSRTPFPVEEIIRRAELCIGEEVPYNLIASNCEHFVTELRYGVGVSGQVQNAAAGSAAAAVGSIILGVAAVVGMALSESASRR, via the exons ATGGGACAGGACAATTGCAAACCCGAACCCGGCGACCTGATCGAGATATTCCGgccactgtgccagcactgggcGCTCTACCTCGGGGATGGATATGTCATCCACATCACAG ATGAAGGAACCTCATCCACTTGGCTTTTCACCTCTTCAGTACACGCCACAAGAGCCAAGGTGaggaagcagctcctggagagggTGGTGGGAAATGATAAATGGCGTGTCAACAACAAGTATGACCGCTCCCGCACTCCTTTCCCTGTGGAGGAGATCATCCGGCGTGCTGAGCTATGCATTGGTGAGGAGGTGCCATATAATCTGATTGCCAGCAACTGTGAGCACTTTGTGACAGAGCTCCGATATGGAGTAGGAGTCTCTGGGCAG GTCCAAAatgcagctgctggcagtgctgcagcagctgtgggaagtATCATTCTTGgtgttgctgctgttgttggGATGGCATTGTCCGAGAGCGCATCCAGGCGATAG
- the LOC135278849 gene encoding phospholipase A and acyltransferase 1-like, whose translation MAQGGRDPRPGDLIEIKRPLYQHWAIYVGDGYVIHVTDEGASSITLSSSSICATRAKVKKELLMEVVKNHKWHVNNKYDRSRTPRPVEEIIRRAEQWVGKEVPYDVLNRNCEHFVTELRYGEAVSHQAKKAVVGGASAIVGTTLLGVAALAGIALSGSKSKT comes from the exons ATGGCACAAGGCGGGCGCGACCCCCGGCCCGGGGACCTGATCGAGATCAAACGTCCACTGTACCAGCACTGGGCGATCTACGTGGGGGATGGCTATGTCATCCACGTGACAG ATGAAGGAGCCTCATCCATTACCCTTAGCAGCTCTTCCATATGCGCCACAAGGGCCAAGGTGAAGAAGGAGCTCCTGATGGAAGTGgtgaaaaatcacaaatggcATGTCAACAACAAGTATGACCGCTCCCGCACTCCTCGCCCCGTGGAGGAGATCATCCGGCGTGCTGAGCAATGGGTTGGCAAGGAGGTGCCATATGATGTGCTTAACAGAAACTGTGAGCACTTTGTGACAGAGCTCCGATATGGAGAAGCAGTCTCTCACCAG GCCAAAAAAGCTGTAGTTGGTGGTGCTTCAGCCATCGTAGGAACTACTCTTCTTGGTGTTGCTGCTCTTGCTGGGATTGCATTGTCAGGGAGCAAATCCAAGACATAG
- the LOC135278851 gene encoding uncharacterized protein LOC135278851: MGQDNCKPQPGDLIEIDRPRHQHWAIYVGDGYVINLTPVGKPGLKPGAHTMPVFIRKVKKQRLKKVVKNHKGHVNNKYDHSYPPLPVKEIIQRAESYIDRELNYPGFGSNCEYFVIELRYGEAVSEQLRAVIREEVRILGVTDNKDDPSLGDLIEIQRPAYQHWALYLGKGYVIHVTGADEAASSPSTSSGSVVLRRAKVKKELLKEVVRNDEWHVNNKYDCYRTPFPVEEIIRRAEQWIDKELPYRLFLKNCEHFVTMLRYGDGVSEQAKTALQNINSVSSAVMAGIGAVSLMAVASIPVIGLPLVAGAPFVVAGSGSLLACIGLSSSNVAHSVTFGKFEKAGRDILERSCC; this comes from the exons ATGGGACAGGACAATTGCAAACCCCAGCCCGGGGACCTGATCGAGATCGACCGGCCTCGTCATCAGCACTGGGCGATCTACGTGGGGGATGGCTATGTCATCAACTTGACACCTGTAG GTAAGCCGGGCCTAAAGCCGGGAGCCCACACAATGCCAGTATTCATCAGAAAGGTGAAGAAGCAGCGACTGAAGAAGGTGGTGAAAAATCATAAAGGGCATGTCAACAACAAGTATGACCATTCATaccctcctctcccagtgaAGGAGATCATTCAGCGTGCTGAGAGTTATATTGACAGGGAGTTGAACTATCCTGGCTTTGGTAGCAACTGTGAGTACTTTGTGATAGAGCTTCGATATGGAGAAGCAGTCTCTGAGCAG CTGAGGGCTGTTATACGTGAAGAAGTGCGCATTCTTGGTGTGACAGACAACAAGGACGACCCCAGCCTTGGGGACCTGATCGAGATCCAGCGACCAGCGTACCAGCACTGGGCCCTCTACCTGGGGAAAGGATATGTCATCCACGTGACTGGTGCAG aTGAAGCAGCCTCATCCCCGTCAACCAGCAGTGGGTCAGTAGTTCTCAGAAGAGCCAAGGTGAAGAAGGAGCTCCTGAAGGAGGTGGTGAGAAATGATGAATGGCATGTCAACAACAAGTATGACTGCTACCGCACTCCTTTCCCTGTGGAGGAGATCATCCGGCGTGCTGAGCAATGGATTGACAAGGAGCTGCCATATCGTTTGTTCCTCAAGAACTGTGAGCACTTTGTGACAATGCTTCGCTACGGAGATGGAGTCTCTGAGCAG GCCAAGACAGCGCTTCAGAATATTAATTCTGTTTCTTCTGCAGTGATGGCTGGGATAGGAGCTGTCAGTCTTATGGCTGTGGCCAGTATTCCTGTGATTGGTCTTCCTCTTGTGGCCGGTGCTCCCTTTGTTGTTGCTGGTAGTGGTAGTCTTCTTGCCTGTATTGGTTTATCTTCCAGCAATGTTGCTCATTCCGTCACTTTTGGCAAATTTGAAAAGGCGGGGAGAGATATACTAGAACGGAGTTGCTGTTAG
- the LOC135278412 gene encoding phospholipase A and acyltransferase 1-like: MGQDNCKPEPGDLIEIKRSPFYQHWALYVGDEYVIHVTDEGASSLSLSSSSIVATRAKVKKQLLTVVVENDEWRVNNKYDRSRTPRPVEEIIRRAEQLVGKEVSYNVLFSNCEHFVTELRYGDGVSDQALNVIFGANRGMIGSTLLAVADAVGITSVMSKPMT, from the exons ATGGGACAGGACAATTGCAAACCCGAACCCGGCGACCTGATCGAGATCAAACGATCTCCATTTTACCAGCACTGGGCCTTGTACGTGGGGGATGAATATGTCATCCACGTGACAG ACGAAGGAGCCTCGTCCCTTTCGCTTAGCAGCTCTTCAATTGTCGCCACAAGAGCCAAGGTAAAGAAGCAGCTCCTGACGGTAGTGGTGGAAAATGATGAATGGCGTGTCAACAACAAGTATGACCGCTCCCGCACTCCTCGCCCCGTGGAGGAGATCATCCGGCGTGCTGAGCAATTGGTTGGCAAGGAGGTGTCATATAATGTGCTTTTCAGCAACTGTGAGCACTTTGTGACAGAGCTCCGATACGGAGATGGAGTCTCCGACCAG GCCTTAAATGTAATATTTGGCGCTAATAGAGGTATGATCGGAAGTACTCTACTTGCTGTTGCTGATGCTGTTGGGATAACATCGGTCATGAGCAAACCCATGACGTAG